From a single bacterium genomic region:
- the serS gene encoding serine--tRNA ligase: MLDLRLIRERPEEIKAAIRRKGADPALVDAVLEADRRRRDALSRVEALRAEQNRASQEIPRLAGREREARITEMKRLATDLRATEPVLAAADAGLDAALRRLPNPPHPAVPDGGPESSVTLRTYGEPPRPPFEMRDHVELGTRLDMLDMERAAKISGSRFTLLRRDGALLELALARFAVDRLVGRGFVPVIPPVLVKRESLLGTMGGDGLDEQMVYRIEGEDLALVGTSEVALGAMLGGEVLDEDDLPIRLVGVSTCFRREAGTHGKDTRGMFRVHQFDKVEMFSFCHPEQSWDEHARLVEIQESLWQELGLPYRVIDIAAGDLGDPAARKYDIETWMPGRGGYAETQSCSNCTDFQARRLNVRFRPRGRRGLDYVHTLNGTAVAAPRTIIAIMENFQRADGGIRIPQVLSPYMGGRTEIGPPQEPARP, encoded by the coding sequence GTGCTGGACCTGCGCCTGATTCGGGAACGGCCGGAGGAGATCAAAGCCGCGATCCGGCGCAAGGGCGCCGATCCGGCCCTCGTCGACGCGGTCCTCGAGGCCGATCGGCGGCGCCGCGACGCGCTCTCGCGGGTCGAAGCCCTGCGCGCCGAGCAAAACCGCGCGTCCCAGGAGATCCCGCGCCTCGCCGGCCGGGAGCGCGAAGCGCGCATCACCGAGATGAAGCGGCTCGCGACCGACCTGCGCGCGACCGAGCCCGTCCTCGCGGCCGCGGACGCGGGGCTCGACGCGGCACTCCGGCGCCTCCCGAACCCGCCCCACCCGGCGGTCCCCGACGGCGGGCCGGAGTCGAGCGTGACGCTCCGGACGTACGGCGAACCGCCGCGTCCGCCGTTCGAGATGCGCGATCACGTCGAATTGGGGACGCGGCTCGACATGCTCGATATGGAGCGGGCCGCCAAGATCTCCGGATCGCGATTCACCCTCCTGCGCCGGGACGGGGCGCTCCTCGAACTGGCGCTCGCGCGCTTCGCGGTCGACCGTCTCGTCGGCCGGGGGTTCGTGCCGGTCATCCCGCCCGTGCTCGTGAAGCGCGAGAGCCTGCTCGGCACGATGGGTGGCGACGGGCTCGACGAGCAGATGGTCTACCGGATCGAAGGCGAGGATCTCGCCCTCGTCGGCACGTCGGAAGTCGCGCTCGGCGCGATGCTCGGCGGAGAGGTGCTCGACGAGGACGATCTGCCGATCCGGCTCGTCGGCGTCTCCACGTGCTTCCGGCGCGAGGCCGGCACGCACGGCAAGGACACGCGGGGGATGTTCCGGGTGCATCAGTTCGACAAGGTCGAGATGTTTTCGTTTTGCCATCCGGAGCAGTCCTGGGACGAGCACGCCCGCCTCGTCGAGATCCAAGAATCGCTCTGGCAGGAGCTCGGGCTCCCCTACCGGGTGATCGACATCGCCGCGGGCGACCTCGGCGACCCGGCCGCTCGCAAGTACGACATCGAGACGTGGATGCCGGGCCGCGGCGGCTACGCGGAGACGCAGTCGTGCAGCAACTGCACCGACTTCCAGGCCCGGCGGCTCAACGTGCGCTTCCGGCCGCGGGGGCGGCGCGGATTGGACTACGTGCACACGCTCAACGGGACCGCGGTCGCGGCGCCCCGCACGATCATCGCCATCATGGAAAACTTCCAGCGGGCCGACGGCGGCATCCGCATCCCGCAAGTGCTGTCGCCCTACATGGGCGGCCGGACGGAGATCGGGCCGCCGCAAGAGCCGGCGCGACCGTAG
- a CDS encoding creatininase family protein, which translates to MKDTVLLEELSWPEVQEALDAGVRTVVIVAASVEQHGPHLPTMTDAAIGQAVGERVARKSGRIRPRRARRGIGAPQTLRGVKAGHRDARHPGAPFYTA; encoded by the coding sequence GTGAAAGACACCGTGCTGCTGGAGGAACTGTCCTGGCCGGAGGTTCAGGAAGCCCTGGACGCCGGCGTCCGGACCGTCGTGATCGTGGCGGCCTCGGTGGAGCAGCACGGACCGCATCTGCCGACGATGACCGATGCGGCCATCGGACAGGCCGTCGGTGAGCGGGTGGCGCGGAAGTCTGGCCGCATTCGCCCGCGGCGAGCTCGCCGGGGGATAGGCGCGCCACAGACGCTACGAGGGGTCAAAGCCGGGCACCGGGACGCGAGGCACCCCGGTGCCCCGTTCTACACAGCGTGA
- a CDS encoding ABC transporter ATP-binding protein — MHLRLEGLTLRYGDRLALDDVSASLEGRIIGLLGANASGKTSLLRILAGVQAAARGRAFIDGLEIHVGRRPGLSYLPQEIGGFPFWQRPAETLSGTFILKGIAGHDERAKELLAAVGLGNEDRSAAEFSGGMKQKLRITQALSHAPQVLIMDEPTTGLDTRERFRLLRIIERLRDRVSVLFSTHQPEDVAAVCDVVLILHRGRAAASGTPDAIAGMAKGRVYEVGVPASTLPAESEYEIAAVGRTDGTLRIRVVGEPPAGATPVDPRLEDAYLLLTQH, encoded by the coding sequence GTGCACTTGCGCCTCGAAGGCCTCACGCTCCGATACGGCGACCGGCTCGCGCTTGATGACGTGAGCGCGTCGCTGGAGGGCCGCATCATCGGCCTGCTCGGCGCGAATGCCTCGGGGAAGACGTCGCTGCTGCGGATCCTCGCCGGCGTGCAGGCCGCGGCGCGTGGACGCGCCTTCATCGACGGCCTGGAGATTCACGTCGGCCGGCGTCCCGGCCTCTCCTATTTGCCGCAGGAGATCGGAGGGTTCCCGTTCTGGCAGCGGCCCGCGGAAACGCTGTCGGGAACGTTCATCCTGAAGGGCATTGCGGGGCACGACGAGCGGGCCAAGGAACTGTTGGCGGCGGTCGGGCTCGGGAACGAAGATCGGTCGGCGGCCGAATTCTCCGGGGGGATGAAGCAGAAGCTCCGGATCACCCAGGCCCTGTCCCATGCGCCGCAGGTGCTCATCATGGACGAACCCACCACCGGTCTCGACACCCGCGAGCGCTTTCGCCTGCTGCGGATCATCGAGCGGCTGCGCGATCGCGTCTCGGTCCTGTTCTCCACGCACCAACCCGAGGACGTGGCGGCGGTGTGCGACGTCGTCCTGATCCTCCACCGCGGCCGCGCCGCGGCGTCGGGCACGCCGGACGCCATCGCCGGGATGGCAAAGGGCCGGGTCTACGAGGTCGGCGTCCCCGCCTCGACCCTGCCCGCGGAGTCCGAGTATGAGATTGCCGCGGTCGGACGGACCGATGGAACACTACGGATTCGCGTCGTCGGTGAGCCGCCCGCCGGCGCCACCCCGGTCGACCCGCGGCTCGAGGACGCCTACCTCTTGTTGACGCAACACTAG
- a CDS encoding pyridoxamine 5'-phosphate oxidase family protein has product MNDNVRSLIEIQSRSYAHAGSGIRDSYPPHLAMDGPGLAAFLGRIRYAVLATGRRDGRPHAAPIAFSFFREAFWIATVEGARLRNLRTRPYASLVVMEGDERTRHRAVIAEGPVIIHERARIVEADAVFGDAWRARHGSAPSWAAAMLELRPERIFSFDGTLE; this is encoded by the coding sequence ATGAACGACAACGTCCGCTCCCTGATCGAGATTCAAAGTCGCAGTTACGCTCACGCGGGATCGGGCATCCGCGACTCGTATCCGCCACACCTTGCCATGGACGGCCCGGGCCTGGCCGCCTTCTTGGGCCGCATCCGCTACGCCGTACTCGCGACGGGGCGCCGGGATGGACGTCCTCACGCCGCTCCCATCGCGTTCAGCTTCTTTCGAGAAGCCTTCTGGATCGCCACGGTCGAAGGCGCCCGCCTGCGAAATCTCCGGACCCGTCCCTACGCGTCGCTCGTGGTCATGGAGGGCGACGAACGGACCCGCCATCGCGCGGTCATCGCCGAAGGCCCCGTGATCATCCATGAGCGCGCCCGTATCGTCGAGGCGGACGCCGTGTTCGGCGACGCCTGGCGCGCGCGTCACGGGAGCGCGCCCAGTTGGGCGGCCGCCATGCTGGAGTTGCGTCCGGAGCGGATCTTCTCCTTCGACGGGACGCTGGAGTGA
- a CDS encoding type II toxin-antitoxin system RelE/ParE family toxin: protein MKIRWLAEAVGDLTAIRAYIARDNPAAAAEVARRIRDAVGMLADYPGAGRPGRVPETRELVIGGTPYLLPYRVQGDAVEILRVLHSAQQWPDR from the coding sequence GTGAAGATTCGGTGGCTTGCCGAGGCGGTGGGCGACCTCACGGCCATCCGAGCGTATATCGCCCGGGACAACCCGGCCGCTGCCGCGGAAGTCGCGCGGCGGATACGCGACGCGGTCGGGATGCTGGCTGACTATCCGGGTGCCGGGCGCCCCGGCCGCGTGCCCGAGACGCGCGAGCTCGTCATCGGCGGGACGCCGTATCTGTTGCCCTACCGTGTCCAAGGCGACGCGGTTGAGATTCTCCGTGTCCTGCACTCAGCGCAGCAATGGCCTGATCGTTGA
- a CDS encoding ribbon-helix-helix protein, CopG family, with protein sequence MTLRLELADLRRLDALARATDRSKAWLAAQAVKTYLDLNEWQIKVIREAVALANRRDAKFFTQEEVDAWLATWGTPQERKPIR encoded by the coding sequence ATGACGCTTCGTCTCGAGCTCGCCGATCTTCGGCGTCTCGATGCACTGGCTCGGGCCACCGACCGTTCGAAAGCGTGGCTGGCCGCCCAGGCCGTGAAAACGTATCTTGATTTGAACGAGTGGCAGATCAAAGTGATTCGCGAAGCCGTCGCACTCGCGAACCGCCGCGATGCGAAGTTCTTCACGCAAGAAGAAGTCGACGCCTGGCTCGCCACGTGGGGGACGCCGCAGGAACGTAAGCCGATTCGGTGA
- the leuD gene encoding 3-isopropylmalate dehydratase small subunit, whose product MEPFRTHNGVAVPLGMPDVNTDLITPARYLKRIERTGYGDVLFYPMRYLADGSPNPDFVLNKPEYRDGTILITGRNFGCGSSREHAPWALQDYGFKAIIAPSFADIFAGNCAQIGLLTIALPESRVREMLNAAETREGYQITVDLARQTVTDAFGRTDRFEIDPFKKHCLLNGLDPIGLTLQHDDAIAAYEAARPEWMPRVGAEQA is encoded by the coding sequence ATGGAGCCGTTTCGCACGCATAACGGGGTCGCGGTCCCGCTGGGAATGCCGGACGTCAACACCGATCTCATCACGCCGGCGCGGTACCTGAAGCGCATCGAGCGCACCGGGTACGGCGACGTGCTCTTCTACCCCATGCGGTACCTCGCGGACGGCTCGCCCAACCCCGACTTCGTGCTGAACAAGCCCGAGTACCGGGACGGTACGATCCTGATCACGGGCCGGAATTTCGGATGCGGCTCCTCACGCGAGCACGCGCCGTGGGCGCTGCAGGACTACGGCTTCAAGGCCATCATCGCGCCGTCGTTCGCGGACATCTTCGCCGGCAACTGCGCCCAGATCGGGCTGCTGACGATCGCGCTGCCCGAGTCGCGCGTGCGCGAGATGCTGAACGCCGCAGAGACCCGGGAAGGGTACCAGATCACCGTGGACTTGGCGCGGCAGACGGTGACCGACGCGTTCGGCCGGACCGACCGGTTCGAGATCGATCCATTCAAGAAGCACTGCCTGTTGAACGGCCTGGACCCGATCGGCCTCACGCTCCAGCACGACGACGCCATCGCCGCCTACGAGGCGGCGCGGCCGGAGTGGATGCCGAGGGTCGGGGCGGAGCAAGCTTAG
- the leuC gene encoding 3-isopropylmalate dehydratase large subunit: MTAKTLAEKIWDAHVVVRGNQEPDLLFVDMHLVHEVTSPQAFEGLRLAGRRVRRPDLTYATLDHNVPTTPRTEPITDPTSRVQVEALERNAEEFGIRLEGRLSPRQGIVHIIGPELGLTLPGTLIVCGDSHTATHGALGALAFGIGTSEVEHVLATQTLPQRRPKTMEIRVDGELPPGTTAKDLILGIIRQNGVGGGTGHIAEYTGPAIRALSMEGRMTVCNMTIEGGARAGLIAPDDTTLAYVEGRPYAPRGAAWQQALEAWRALPTDPEARYDATVPVNAAAIAPFVTWGTNPGQAEPVTGRVPDPDSQSDPQARAAVARALEYMALRPGTPIQDIAVDRVFIGSCTNARLEDLRAASRIVAGRRVNPKVRAMVVPGSQLVKTAAEREGLDRIFADAGFEWREAGCSMCLGMNPDILGPGERCASTSNRNFEGRQGPGGRTHLVSPPMAAAAAIAGHFVDVREWRV; the protein is encoded by the coding sequence ATGACCGCCAAGACACTCGCGGAGAAGATCTGGGACGCCCACGTCGTCGTGCGGGGGAACCAGGAGCCGGATCTCCTCTTCGTCGACATGCACCTCGTCCACGAGGTCACCTCCCCGCAGGCGTTTGAGGGGCTGCGGCTGGCCGGTCGGCGCGTGCGGCGGCCGGATCTCACGTACGCCACGCTCGACCACAACGTACCGACGACGCCGCGGACGGAGCCGATCACGGATCCCACGAGCCGGGTGCAGGTCGAGGCGCTCGAGCGCAACGCCGAAGAGTTCGGGATCCGGCTCGAAGGGCGGCTGAGCCCCCGCCAGGGCATCGTCCACATCATCGGCCCCGAACTCGGCCTGACGCTGCCCGGGACGCTGATCGTGTGCGGCGACAGCCACACCGCGACCCACGGGGCGCTCGGGGCGCTCGCGTTCGGCATCGGGACGAGCGAAGTCGAGCACGTGCTCGCCACGCAGACCCTGCCGCAGCGGCGGCCCAAGACGATGGAGATCCGGGTCGACGGCGAGCTGCCGCCGGGCACCACGGCGAAAGACCTTATTCTTGGGATCATCCGGCAGAACGGCGTCGGCGGCGGGACGGGGCACATCGCCGAGTACACCGGGCCCGCGATCCGCGCGCTTTCTATGGAAGGGCGCATGACCGTGTGCAACATGACGATCGAAGGCGGCGCCCGGGCGGGCCTCATCGCGCCGGACGACACGACGTTGGCCTACGTCGAAGGCCGCCCGTACGCCCCCCGCGGGGCGGCCTGGCAGCAGGCGCTGGAGGCCTGGCGGGCGCTCCCGACCGATCCGGAGGCGCGCTACGACGCGACGGTGCCGGTGAACGCGGCCGCCATTGCGCCCTTTGTCACGTGGGGGACCAATCCCGGACAGGCCGAACCGGTGACCGGCCGCGTGCCCGATCCGGACTCGCAGTCCGATCCGCAGGCGCGCGCCGCCGTCGCGCGGGCCCTGGAGTACATGGCGCTCCGGCCGGGGACGCCGATCCAGGACATCGCGGTGGACCGCGTGTTCATCGGGTCGTGCACCAACGCCCGGCTGGAAGACCTGCGCGCGGCGTCGCGCATCGTGGCCGGGCGCCGCGTCAACCCGAAGGTGCGCGCGATGGTGGTGCCGGGCTCGCAGCTGGTCAAGACCGCGGCGGAGCGGGAGGGCCTCGACCGCATCTTCGCCGACGCCGGCTTCGAGTGGCGCGAGGCCGGATGCTCGATGTGCCTCGGGATGAACCCCGACATTCTGGGCCCGGGGGAACGGTGCGCGTCGACGTCCAACCGCAACTTCGAAGGCCGGCAGGGACCCGGCGGACGGACGCATCTCGTGAGCCCGCCCATGGCCGCGGCCGCGGCGATCGCCGGGCACTTCGTCGACGTGCGGGAGTGGAGAGTCTAG
- a CDS encoding ribonuclease H-like YkuK family protein — translation MEFVSPTHGKLSFERMFAHIVDYMEEQRDKSYNLIIGTDSLLGDDTCFVTAVVIHRVGHGGRYFYHKFRNRKIESLRQRILFETSLSLEAASQISAELAKNGFSELPLEIHLDVGDRGETKRIIREVVGMVQGSGYAAVTKPDSYGASKVADRETGKMGVRPRPLPRPKRAQAPPAEGQA, via the coding sequence ATGGAGTTCGTCTCGCCGACGCACGGCAAATTGAGCTTCGAGCGCATGTTTGCGCACATCGTAGATTACATGGAAGAGCAGCGGGACAAGTCGTACAACCTGATCATCGGCACCGATTCGCTGCTCGGCGACGATACGTGCTTCGTGACCGCGGTCGTCATCCACCGCGTCGGGCACGGCGGACGCTACTTCTACCATAAGTTCCGCAACCGCAAGATCGAGAGCCTGCGACAACGGATCCTGTTCGAGACGTCGCTCAGCCTGGAGGCGGCGAGCCAGATCAGCGCCGAGCTGGCCAAGAACGGGTTCAGCGAACTGCCGCTCGAAATTCACCTCGACGTCGGCGACCGCGGTGAGACGAAGCGGATCATCCGCGAGGTCGTCGGCATGGTGCAGGGCAGCGGCTACGCCGCGGTCACCAAGCCCGACAGCTACGGGGCCAGCAAAGTCGCCGATCGCGAGACCGGGAAGATGGGTGTGCGGCCGCGGCCGCTGCCGCGTCCCAAGCGGGCGCAGGCGCCGCCGGCCGAGGGGCAGGCATGA
- the recR gene encoding recombination mediator RecR, with product MSLYAAPLQRLIDELGKLPTIGPKTAQRLAFFMLSMPQADAEALAAAVLDAKRLIRHCSVCGNITDVDPCAICTDGRRTQSVICVVEDPRDIAAMERTREFTGVYHVLQGAISPLDGIGPDDLRIEELLRRVSAGDVREVIVATNPRVEGEATALYLSRVLKPLGVRVTRIAHGLPVGGDLEYADEVTLARALEGRREL from the coding sequence ATGTCGCTCTACGCGGCGCCCCTGCAGCGCCTCATCGACGAGCTCGGCAAGCTGCCCACGATCGGGCCTAAGACCGCGCAGCGGCTCGCGTTCTTCATGCTCTCGATGCCCCAGGCCGACGCGGAGGCGCTCGCCGCGGCCGTGCTCGACGCCAAGCGGCTGATCCGCCACTGTTCCGTCTGCGGCAACATCACGGACGTCGATCCGTGCGCGATCTGCACGGACGGGCGGCGCACGCAGTCGGTGATCTGCGTCGTCGAGGATCCCCGCGACATCGCGGCGATGGAGCGCACCCGCGAATTCACGGGCGTCTACCACGTGCTGCAGGGCGCGATCTCGCCCCTCGACGGCATCGGTCCCGACGACCTGCGGATCGAAGAGCTGCTGCGCCGCGTGTCCGCCGGTGACGTGCGGGAAGTGATCGTTGCGACGAACCCCCGCGTCGAGGGCGAGGCGACGGCCCTCTACCTGTCGCGCGTCCTCAAGCCGCTCGGCGTGCGCGTGACGCGCATCGCCCACGGCCTGCCGGTCGGCGGCGATCTGGAGTACGCCGACGAGGTGACCCTCGCCCGCGCCCTCGAGGGACGCCGGGAACTCTAG
- a CDS encoding YbaB/EbfC family nucleoid-associated protein, producing MRLFNMQKMLKQVQKVQEDMARVQEQLGQERIEATAGGGVVRAVVNGHGDLLEIKIDPGAVDPNDVSLLEDLVLAAVGEALRKAREVAGERMKAVTGGLAVPGLPGLGR from the coding sequence ATGCGGTTGTTTAACATGCAGAAGATGCTGAAACAGGTGCAGAAGGTCCAGGAAGACATGGCCCGGGTCCAGGAGCAGCTGGGCCAAGAACGGATCGAGGCCACGGCCGGCGGCGGCGTCGTGCGGGCCGTCGTGAACGGCCACGGGGATCTCCTCGAGATCAAGATCGATCCGGGCGCCGTCGACCCCAACGACGTCTCGCTGCTGGAAGACCTGGTGCTCGCCGCGGTCGGCGAAGCGCTGCGGAAGGCGCGCGAGGTCGCCGGGGAGCGCATGAAGGCCGTGACCGGCGGCCTCGCGGTGCCGGGGCTGCCCGGCCTCGGCCGGTAG
- the dnaX gene encoding DNA polymerase III subunit gamma/tau → MSFYRKWRPQTFEDVVGQERVTRTLQNAIAGGRIVHAYLFCGHRGSGKTTTARLLAKCLNCERGPTPTPCNVCASCVAIGAGASLDVIEIDAASNRGIDEIRDLREKVRLVPVQGRYKVYIIDEAHMLTTEAANALLKTLEEPPAHAILVLVTTEPHRLPTTITSRTQRFDFKRIPQAAIVARLRAIASAESLTVDDEALQLIARSADGALRDAESLLDQLNAFCRGPITKADVLAVLGVVDEEVAQQLAQAVIDGDAGRGLTLAGRVIDEGRDVRQILRGLVEQFRDLLVVAVVPQPQEIVETTEQRLAALRGQAEGLAPAALAQYIRVFAAAEAEARTATQPRVVLEMALLRAARPDLDPSLASLTARVAALERTAGVTPPERSAEPAPPQGGEAPEAGRDRPSRSAAPGPRDERPASAAHPPSVPGDLTIDGLRTRWTDVMDAVKQRTRAVHAYLLESAPRAVAGNEIVLGVRHPFHLERLEEGKNRDVVGDAVTRVFGAPFRVRFMLDETAEADVQGEHALVEEAIRRFGNPVQEVRRPE, encoded by the coding sequence GTGTCTTTCTACCGCAAGTGGCGGCCTCAGACGTTCGAGGACGTCGTCGGCCAGGAACGCGTCACCCGCACGCTGCAGAACGCCATTGCCGGCGGGCGGATCGTGCACGCCTACCTGTTCTGCGGCCACCGGGGCAGCGGCAAGACGACCACCGCGCGCCTGCTGGCCAAGTGTCTGAACTGCGAGCGCGGTCCCACGCCCACGCCGTGCAACGTCTGCGCCTCGTGCGTGGCGATCGGCGCCGGCGCGTCCCTCGATGTCATTGAGATCGACGCCGCGAGCAACCGCGGGATCGACGAGATCCGCGATCTGCGGGAGAAGGTGCGGCTGGTGCCGGTGCAGGGCCGGTACAAGGTCTACATCATCGACGAAGCGCACATGCTCACGACCGAGGCCGCCAACGCGCTGCTCAAGACGCTCGAGGAGCCGCCGGCGCACGCGATCCTGGTCCTCGTGACCACCGAGCCGCACCGGCTGCCGACGACGATCACGTCGCGGACGCAGCGCTTCGACTTCAAGCGCATTCCGCAGGCCGCGATCGTCGCGCGCCTCCGCGCGATCGCGTCGGCGGAGTCCCTCACCGTCGACGACGAGGCGCTGCAGCTCATCGCCCGCTCGGCCGACGGCGCGCTGCGCGACGCGGAGAGCCTGCTCGATCAGCTCAACGCCTTCTGCCGGGGCCCGATCACCAAGGCGGACGTGCTCGCGGTGCTCGGCGTCGTCGACGAGGAGGTCGCGCAGCAGCTGGCGCAGGCGGTGATCGATGGCGACGCCGGGCGCGGCCTGACCCTCGCGGGGCGGGTCATCGACGAAGGGCGGGACGTCCGGCAGATTCTCCGCGGCCTCGTGGAGCAGTTCCGGGACCTGCTGGTGGTCGCGGTCGTCCCGCAGCCGCAGGAGATCGTGGAAACGACCGAGCAGCGGCTCGCCGCCCTCCGCGGTCAGGCCGAGGGGCTGGCGCCCGCGGCGCTCGCGCAGTACATTCGCGTGTTCGCGGCCGCCGAGGCCGAGGCCCGGACGGCGACGCAGCCCCGCGTGGTGCTCGAGATGGCGCTCCTGCGGGCGGCACGGCCGGATCTGGATCCGTCGCTCGCGAGTCTCACCGCACGGGTCGCGGCGCTGGAGCGCACGGCGGGCGTCACGCCGCCGGAACGGTCCGCCGAGCCGGCGCCGCCGCAGGGCGGGGAAGCGCCGGAGGCCGGCCGCGACCGGCCGTCGCGATCGGCGGCCCCCGGCCCGCGTGACGAGCGTCCGGCGTCCGCGGCGCATCCGCCGTCCGTGCCCGGGGATCTCACGATCGACGGCCTGCGGACGCGGTGGACCGATGTGATGGATGCGGTCAAGCAGCGCACGCGGGCCGTCCATGCTTACCTCCTGGAGAGCGCGCCGCGCGCGGTCGCCGGCAACGAGATCGTGCTCGGCGTCCGCCACCCCTTCCACCTCGAGCGGCTGGAAGAGGGCAAGAACCGCGACGTCGTCGGCGACGCGGTCACGCGGGTGTTCGGCGCGCCGTTTCGTGTCCGGTTCATGCTCGACGAAACGGCGGAGGCGGACGTCCAGGGCGAGCACGCGCTGGTCGAGGAAGCGATTCGCCGGTTCGGCAACCCGGTCCAAGAGGTGCGGCGCCCGGAATGA
- a CDS encoding type II CAAX endopeptidase family protein translates to MLVFADARRRLRVVPTLIWTIAALALVGAAVPLYLIVRPTRRATWGLVEVAGATLFFAGTLPLAGLLLPNVRAGGAMPFSLIVILAVTQNAFFVAAGVYLTAIKYRLPLAALGLRLDEGRRRAIQGLTAAAAAVAGNALGQTATIFVLGLSMGQTAATKLVTTEQQRSPVYRLLPQLHGGTETVVFAVLIGVAVPIGEEIFFRGLTQGALRRALNRHAAVAASAVFFALAHLQPVELLPILILGLVLGYLYELTGSLVPGMIAHSLNNLAALFVFYQGPSIGM, encoded by the coding sequence TTGCTCGTCTTCGCAGACGCGCGCCGCCGGTTGCGCGTCGTCCCCACCCTCATCTGGACGATCGCCGCGCTGGCGCTCGTCGGCGCGGCGGTGCCCCTGTACCTCATCGTCCGGCCGACGAGGCGCGCCACCTGGGGCCTGGTCGAAGTCGCCGGTGCGACGCTGTTCTTCGCCGGTACGCTGCCCCTCGCCGGCCTGTTGCTGCCGAACGTGCGGGCCGGCGGGGCCATGCCGTTCTCGCTCATCGTCATCCTGGCCGTGACGCAGAACGCCTTCTTCGTCGCCGCCGGAGTCTATCTCACCGCGATCAAGTACCGGCTCCCGCTCGCCGCGCTCGGCCTGCGCCTGGATGAGGGCCGGCGCCGGGCGATCCAGGGACTCACCGCGGCCGCCGCGGCCGTGGCCGGCAACGCCCTCGGTCAGACGGCGACGATCTTCGTCCTCGGCCTGAGCATGGGCCAGACCGCGGCCACCAAGCTCGTGACGACCGAGCAGCAGCGCAGCCCGGTGTACCGCCTGCTGCCGCAGCTGCACGGCGGCACGGAGACGGTGGTCTTCGCAGTCCTCATCGGGGTCGCCGTACCGATCGGCGAAGAGATCTTCTTCCGCGGCCTGACCCAGGGGGCGTTGCGCCGCGCGCTCAACCGGCACGCCGCCGTCGCCGCGAGTGCGGTCTTCTTCGCGCTGGCCCACCTGCAGCCGGTGGAACTCCTGCCGATCCTGATTCTCGGGCTCGTGCTCGGCTACTTGTACGAGTTGACGGGATCGCTCGTCCCCGGCATGATCGCGCACAGCCTCAACAATCTGGCCGCGCTCTTCGTGTTCTATCAGGGGCCGTCGATCGGCATGTAA